The Capra hircus breed San Clemente chromosome 2, ASM170441v1, whole genome shotgun sequence genome window below encodes:
- the TMEM237 gene encoding transmembrane protein 237 isoform X2: protein MRADSRLGVEEDHRRPPRALPPVPSAIQDDIPLSRPKKKKPRTKTPLASTSSEGLVQTAVDRPPEGSEPPTKDSIEHQEAPVQRRQKKARLPLELETAFTQKKTASPSLLPNENGINVEPDEEPVIQKPRRKTKKTQPAELHYANELGVEDEDIITDEQSSPEQQSVFTAPTGISQPVGKVFVEKSRRFQAADRSELIKTTEKIDVSMDMKPSWTTRDVALSVHRAFRMVGVFSHGFLAGCAVWNIVVIYILAGDELSDLSNLLQQYKTLAYPFQSLLYLLLALSTVSAFDRIDFAKTSVAIRNFLALDPRALASFLYFTALILSLSQQMTSDRIHLYTPSSVNGSLWAEGIEEQVLQPWIVVNLVVAILVGLSWLFLSYRPGMDLSEELMFSSDVEEYPDKGIKASP from the exons ATGAGGGCCGACTCCAGGCTCGGGGTGGAAGAGGACCATCGG CGTCCTCCACGAGCCCTTCCACCTGTGCCAAG TGCTATTCAAG atGATATTCCACTTAGTCGTCCTAAGAAAAAGAAGCCCAGAACGAAAACCCCGCTTG CTAGTACTTCTTCGGAAGGTCTTGTTCAGACTGCTGTTGACAGGCCACCTGAGGGCAGCGAGCCACCAACCAAAGACTCCATAGAACATCAAGAAGCTCCTGTTCAACGGAGGCAGAAGAAAGCAAGGCTACCTCTTG AATTGGAGACTGCCTTTACCCAGAAGAAGACAGCTAGTCCATCTTTATTACCAAATGAAAACGGTATCAATGTGGAGCCAGATGAGGAGCCAGTTATTCAGAAACCTCGAAGGAAGACGAA GAAAACCCAGCCAGCAGAATTACATTATGCCAATGAACTAGGAGTTGAAGATGAAGACATAATTACTGACGAGCAAAGTAGTCCAGAACAACAATCTGTATTCACTGCACCCACGGGCATTAGCCAGCCTGTAGGCAAAGTGTTTGTGGAAAAAAGCA GGCGATTCCAGGCTGCTGATCGTTCAGAGTTGATTAAGACCACAGAAAAGATTGAtgtgtcaatggacatgaaacctTCCTGGACGACCAGAGATGTCGCACTGTCGGTGCATCGGGCTTTCCG GATGGTTGGTGTCTTCTCCCATGGCTTCCTGGCTGGCTGTGCTGTGTGGAACATTGTTGTGATCTATATTCTGGCAGGAGATGAGCTTTCTGACCTCTCAAACCTTCTGCAACAATACAAGACATTAGCATATCCATTCCAGAGTCTTCTCTACTTGCTTTTGGCTCTGAGTACAGTTTCAGCCTTTGACAG GATTGACTTTGCTAAAACGTCAGTAGCAATCCGAAATTTTCTTGCTTTGGATCCAAgagctttagcatctttct TGTACTTTACTGCTCTTATATTATCTCTGAGTCAACAAATGACAAGTGACAGAATCCACCTTTACACACCTTCTTCTGTTAACGGTAGCCTCTG GGCAGAAGGAATTGAGGAGCAGGTTCTTCAGCCATGGATTGTGGTGAATCTGGTGGTGGCCATTCTGGTTGGGTTATCTTGGCTTTTTTTGTCTTATAGGCCAGGCATGGATCTTAGTGAag AGTTGATGTTCTCTTCGGATGTGGAAGAATATCCTGATAAAGGAATCAAAGCCTCTCCATAG
- the TMEM237 gene encoding transmembrane protein 237 isoform X1: MPPLTPTLLRGGWGSERPVRRSLMTHCACARGPLGGCEPRRGVLPAPGSRRPPESPALDAMGKKQVRPPRALPPVPSAIQDDIPLSRPKKKKPRTKTPLASTSSEGLVQTAVDRPPEGSEPPTKDSIEHQEAPVQRRQKKARLPLELETAFTQKKTASPSLLPNENGINVEPDEEPVIQKPRRKTKKTQPAELHYANELGVEDEDIITDEQSSPEQQSVFTAPTGISQPVGKVFVEKSRRFQAADRSELIKTTEKIDVSMDMKPSWTTRDVALSVHRAFRMVGVFSHGFLAGCAVWNIVVIYILAGDELSDLSNLLQQYKTLAYPFQSLLYLLLALSTVSAFDRIDFAKTSVAIRNFLALDPRALASFLYFTALILSLSQQMTSDRIHLYTPSSVNGSLWAEGIEEQVLQPWIVVNLVVAILVGLSWLFLSYRPGMDLSEELMFSSDVEEYPDKGIKASP; this comes from the exons ATGCCCCCACTCACTCCCACCCTGCTGCGTGGAGGCTGGGGGTCAGAACGGCCTGTGCGGCGCAGCTTGATGACGCATTGCGCCTGCGCGCGCGGTCCACTAGGCGGGTGTGAACCCCGGAGGGGTGTGTTACCCGCGCCCGGGAGCCGGCGGCCGCCGGAGAGCCCAGCTTTAGACGCAATGGGGAAGAAGCAGGTG CGTCCTCCACGAGCCCTTCCACCTGTGCCAAG TGCTATTCAAG atGATATTCCACTTAGTCGTCCTAAGAAAAAGAAGCCCAGAACGAAAACCCCGCTTG CTAGTACTTCTTCGGAAGGTCTTGTTCAGACTGCTGTTGACAGGCCACCTGAGGGCAGCGAGCCACCAACCAAAGACTCCATAGAACATCAAGAAGCTCCTGTTCAACGGAGGCAGAAGAAAGCAAGGCTACCTCTTG AATTGGAGACTGCCTTTACCCAGAAGAAGACAGCTAGTCCATCTTTATTACCAAATGAAAACGGTATCAATGTGGAGCCAGATGAGGAGCCAGTTATTCAGAAACCTCGAAGGAAGACGAA GAAAACCCAGCCAGCAGAATTACATTATGCCAATGAACTAGGAGTTGAAGATGAAGACATAATTACTGACGAGCAAAGTAGTCCAGAACAACAATCTGTATTCACTGCACCCACGGGCATTAGCCAGCCTGTAGGCAAAGTGTTTGTGGAAAAAAGCA GGCGATTCCAGGCTGCTGATCGTTCAGAGTTGATTAAGACCACAGAAAAGATTGAtgtgtcaatggacatgaaacctTCCTGGACGACCAGAGATGTCGCACTGTCGGTGCATCGGGCTTTCCG GATGGTTGGTGTCTTCTCCCATGGCTTCCTGGCTGGCTGTGCTGTGTGGAACATTGTTGTGATCTATATTCTGGCAGGAGATGAGCTTTCTGACCTCTCAAACCTTCTGCAACAATACAAGACATTAGCATATCCATTCCAGAGTCTTCTCTACTTGCTTTTGGCTCTGAGTACAGTTTCAGCCTTTGACAG GATTGACTTTGCTAAAACGTCAGTAGCAATCCGAAATTTTCTTGCTTTGGATCCAAgagctttagcatctttct TGTACTTTACTGCTCTTATATTATCTCTGAGTCAACAAATGACAAGTGACAGAATCCACCTTTACACACCTTCTTCTGTTAACGGTAGCCTCTG GGCAGAAGGAATTGAGGAGCAGGTTCTTCAGCCATGGATTGTGGTGAATCTGGTGGTGGCCATTCTGGTTGGGTTATCTTGGCTTTTTTTGTCTTATAGGCCAGGCATGGATCTTAGTGAag AGTTGATGTTCTCTTCGGATGTGGAAGAATATCCTGATAAAGGAATCAAAGCCTCTCCATAG